Within Mustela nigripes isolate SB6536 chromosome 3, MUSNIG.SB6536, whole genome shotgun sequence, the genomic segment AATGTTCATGTTATCCTCAATAGTCTTGGATGTGAATGTCACCTTGTCACATACCTGCAACCTACCAcagattataaatttataatatccTGCTATGAGTAGACAAGCACTTCAGTTGTTAGTGACACCAGTGGTAAGTGATTAACAGTTTCCCAAGCATGGTAACACCCCTTCATTGATGTCACAGAAAGTGGGGATGTTCTTCTAACTGACATCATTCAGAGAGAACACTAAAGAAATACTGTTGATGTGTCAGGTTTACACAGTGAACATTTTGAAGTAGAAATCATTGTTTAGGTAATTCATCAGCATTTATCTCAACCAATAGCACATACTGTACATAAATATCATGACCATAAAGAACATTAGTTACTCTTCAGTTTTCagtgattttaaattaaatcatcTTCCAAGAATACTGATCCTTTGATGTTTCTGGTCTGTAAGCACCTCTCCTAATAACTAATGTGTCATGCTAAAATACATACCTGGTGTTTGGACAACAATCCCTCTACGTTTTTCTTCTATTGTGTTGCATTGCCAAAGAAGATCATATCCCCCACAAACCTGCCACTTTTCTATTCTAACTTATATTTTGGAGGAAGATGAATGTAACTAACAACTATTGTGATGGTTCAGTACTCTTTTATGTTGTAGATTCTATATCTGAGCTATCATCTACCTAGAGGTGACCAGGTTTACTTTCTAGTTTGTTGAATGCTGCTCAAATTCTCAAACTCATTGAGGGTCTACATACATAGTCCTTATGTGTGCTCTAATCTAAATTCTTCAGTGATGATAAGGAAGTTTGGGACAATTTTATATAACACTAACAATAGAACAAGAACAGTTGCTTCAAGAAtgatgaacagaaaagaaaacagtaacatgCATTCAGGTtcttaagaaatgtaaaaaaaaaaaaaaaaaaaaaaggcagggtcTGGAAAGAACCTATACTATTTTGATTCTTCATTTATTATAGTtccaaatcatatttttaaaaattgatagtaaataaaaagaaagaactgatcAATCATGATTTTTGTTCTCAAAAAAAGTGGGAGAATGGTGTTTGGTACCATGTTATAAGAAATTAGTGTcaagggaggcctgggtggcttaatgtctgactttggctcaggtcatgatcccaagtcctaggatggagccccatgtcaggaatccctgctcagtggggagcctgcttctccctcttcctgacaCACATActgtttctctctgacaaataaatagacagataaaatctttatctttttaaaaatgaaactagtgtcaatttttctcttttccttgaattAATGCTTATAAATTTCACTGAGCTGAGAATCATTTGTGGTCCTTTCCCATTCTCAGCTGACTCGATTTATAACACAGCTTTAACATTAGATTAGTGCGGTTTGTTCTTCTTggaatgttaatatttattaaggatCTTCTAGATCTAAGTACCAGAGAAACAGCAAATAAGAAACAAGGTTTCTGTTCTTATGAAGCTCACATTCTACAGGGGGAGTTAGATAATGCAAAAGTAAGTGAtataaataagcaagaaaacaTCAGATTAAAAGCTCTGGAAAAGGGAGGGTgtaatataattttgattttgctAAGGTTGAAAGTGGTTGCTGCTTTAGATGGGGATCTGAGGAAGTGGCATTTGAACCAGAAcctgaatgaacaaagaaaaccaaTCATGCAAGTATCTAGGTAACCCAGCTTCCTgcagttccttcatctgtaaaataaggcacagattatgtgttttattttggttatgaGATGTGTAAATGAACAGAGAGCACTTAGTACCGACCTAGTAATCGTGTGAGGCCATCTTCCTAGAGGTGTGTCTTTAAGGCATCAAAACCTACAGTAGGGTTAGCTTTTAATCTTGTTAAGGGCAAAGTAAGTTACCAAGTTTCCCCATAGATGTGAGATTAAACTTGTTCTCCAATCTCTAGATGTTATTTTACAAGTGGATCCGTCCCTTTGGATTGCTCTATACCTGGGGATCTACAAAAGTGATGATTGTCACTATCCACTTACCTCTCTATCAGTTGGGCAAATAGCACAGCAATGTTTAGATGACCAAATCCACATTTATTGTATCTGAAGATTTAGTCCAGCATTTGCATAATACTCtgcattttaagatattttaaaattcgcAATTTAAACAGAAGTCCCCAGAGGCTGGGGCCTTGTCAGTGCCACTAGTTTGGTTACCCAGCTAATTCCATCAGAGTCATCGAACCAAGTGTTAGTGTGTGTGAAGAGTCTATGAGTCAATTGCCAGCACAAAATTCTTCCTGACATGGGAAGGCAGATGATCTCAACTTTTGAGTGCATACAGTGCAGATTTCTAGTTGAATGGTTCTTGACAATAGTGTCCTCTGAAACATAATGCCTGGCCAAGAGCCAATGATTATGCCACCATACAAATCACTGTGTATCTGACGCCAGAATGCCTCTGTGCAATGGTAGCAACAAGAGTTCTCAGTCCTGGTGTTCCACAAGATGTTGCGTTGGCTCTTTTATTCTTTATCAGACCCTggaattaaagattttatttagatagTTTTTAGGAAATAAGTGGtgatggaggaagaggaaaagggaagagaggaggctTTAGTGTAGTTTAAGAACAGCTTTGCTGTTTTACAATTCCCATTAGGACAAAATTAGTCCACATTTGAAGCCTAGTTTTAATAATTGTTGGATagatattttcactttaaatctCTTGTTTAATTATAGAACTAAAACAGCTTGCTTCAAACTGCTAGCTAATGATCCAGATATCATTTTAGTAATTGCTAGCTTCTTTCAGAAATGCATTAATTTTGTAAGAATTATAGACTTTCAAATGTAAAAAACATAGGGTGTTTTTAAGATTAATACATCAGAACACTCATAATTTGTTGCAAATGTTATTTTACTGTATCatattataaatctaaaattatcagaacattcttaagatattttaattattttaatttgcatttaattgtattttttaggATTAAAAGTAGGTAGATCATACTCTATGAATGCAGTTGGTGATGTAAATGAAATCTAAGTTATGCAGTGTTCTATTCAAAGGGAATTATGCACTGGTTAAGATATTTAGCCAAATTTCATCTCCCACTATAAAATTGATGGCTGATTTTTAaataccaggtttttttttttttttctggaaataactCTTTAGTGCTTTTTCACATTAGATAAGTAGATCTAAGCTTTGTATTTGATAGGAATAGTAATTTTCCACATAGAACCCTAAATGTTACTCATAACAAACAATATACAGCTacactaaaaaatatattttttttgactGAAATCAAAGTTGtcagtgtttcttctttttggttggtttttgacatagtaaaacattttcttttcttattagcTAGATATAGGTATTAGCAAATTATAAAAACCAAGTCTCTTTTAAATATTGGTGGcaattcaagaagaaaagaaaaagataattgaaAAGGTTTCTTGTGGTTTGAAAATGCCTTCCAaatattcattaaacatttaagtGAGTAAATTTGTAGAATATGTTTCTGACATTGGCACTGGTTCTGTGGTATTTCTCTGATCAGATGGAAGTGCTGTGTGTTATGCAGAGTGCATTCAGTTCATTCATGCATAAACAATatcattttcataaattaaaaccTCCCCTGCAGAAGGAACATCTGTGCCTGCCTTTGAATAAAAGATGGTGGCATGTGAGTTACTCCTTGACTGACTGAAAGAATCCTTATGTTTTAGAATGAAGTTATATGGGcaaaatgaaagggggaaaaacaatCTAACTTAAGAGCCTGCATTTCtactttacaaaaaaagaaaaaatccacaaTATACATTTCCTTTCTTGATGTTTTAAAAGCTGGAATCCTTAAAGtgcattcttttattatttcttctgtttactACAGCAAGAGTTTTTAGTTTGAATGAAGatgtataatattaaatataggtGAAATTAAGCTGCTGAATAGATCATCACATCAGATCTGAATGTTCACTTCATGTCCCGTGGGCTGGAAGGCTGACAATGTTCAGATATCCTATCAGTATTACATCTCTTAAAGTAAGAACAGTGAGAGCAATCTTAGAAGCAACAGCTTGATTTCAAAATAACAACTCAGATTCACTTGGAATGAGATTACTGCATTTTGGATAAAGTTGGGACTAACTTAAGAGCATTTCTGTCATCTGATGAAGGCTGATGGAAAACATGTTAAAATGATATACTTTAAATTGaactcaaacattttttaatgttgaaatattCCTTACTGCTACTGTCACAGCTTGACATAGCCCCATTGGCAGTGTTATTAGTATGGCTAATTGTTCCTGTCCATTAGATTACTCACATTTTTCTGGAGCAGTTTGCTAAATGAGGTCAGCTTTCTGGAACCCCTAAATCACCAATGAGAAGGAGATTAAAGGAACAAGCTTGGGAAGAGAGGTAGCCATCCAATGTGGCATCCGAATCAGAGGAGGAACAATGGAGTTACTAATGACAGTAATCAGAGCACCATGGTAGAGCCAGGACACAAGTGCCAAAGTGTTATTCCCTAGGAAGCATTCCTGTCAGTCAGTACATCCAGACGAAGAGAAATGCCAAACTTTGTTTTTGGTGGACTTAACAATGGACAGAGTCATCTGTAAGTTTTCCAcagaattctttttaatgttccaaaaagagaaggaacacaattGTACcatcttaaaatatattacattacaCATAGTATGTTCTTGAGTACAAATAACTCACTACATTTTCTCCTGGAAATCATCACAGGAGGTTCATAAGGTAATTACAAAATGCTACTTCTTGgattctttaaattaattaaatcatttcTACCTGGCATTTTCTAAAGGTACATAACTTTCTTTGGGGATAGTACTGGTTTGTAAACCAGTACTATATTGTATAGTACTATTGTATAATACATGTTTGCCAAGTGCAATGGTACTTTATGATAGTACTGATTTTCAATTCTGTTCAGGAAAATGCACAGATAACAATGTACTAAGAAAATGGCAAagttttctcatatatttttaaatgtatagacaAACTAAGCTAGGGCACTTGTTTGTGTCTGCTTATTAATAATTAACTAAAtatcccctttttttaaaaaaatggaaaaaacataatcatttaaaagaataaaaatcaaaaagctaaaaaagaagacacaaaacaaaacaaagaaaaacaaacacaaccgTTTgtcgccccccctccccccgcctcatGTTCCATGTAATGAAATATGAGTTAGGTTCTTTCATTATCTACGAAGAGCTGGTGACTCCCTAATCCAGATATACAGACTAAAGAGTATGCCAAAGTaaacttttgtcttttattttattctacttttagcatttagtattttttaattcagcaaataaaGCAACTATTCTGCTTAAgaattatacttaaaaatcactttaagaaGAAATGCAACAATTGGTCAGATTTTCAATACTATTTTATTGCAACTGGATGAGTGTTTTCTAAATTGTGCATTACACCATAATATACAGGATTACAAACAAGATTACAGTACAGATCGATTCCAGTGGTACCAGTATCACATCTCAAACAGCACTTATTCTGGACTGCATTTTACATGCAATAGCTATTGTTCTAATTATGAATTAAATGGTTTGAATTTATTTAAGCTACTGTACTAATTGACTACAATAGGTATAAATCCCAACATTAACAACCTGATTAGATTTAGGCTCAGATTTATTACATGAATATATGACAAACCACCATTTGTGTGACTATGTATAAAATcatgcatttatattttctgGGAACATCAATAGCTTCAGATTCTCTGTAAAATCATGGAATGCAAAGGAgtaaaagactaaaaagaaaCAGTGCAAATTGTATGTGATAGTCAAGcagcttttgatttaaagaagGGTATGTTGGCATTtgtttataatatgtatatacaagCTTGTGCAAGTAATGTGTTGAATTGATATGTTTTGATAGGgactacatctctctctcttttgttttttaatcctcttAAGAGTTATGGATCTGGTTTTCGTTTTAAGGAGAAGGAAAGACTTTAAAGTGAAATGAATTGCTCAAATTGTgcaattttttttacaattagaGAGGAAAGAAGTGCTAAGGCAACACAATAACTTTCTAAGCACTTTTCTGCTGgtttaaattagttaaattattttgtataaattaGATATAATTCTACTTTTCTGATATGTATAAAAATTGATGAAGCTGCATGGTTTTAAAATAGGAAATCCACATtataaaaagtcattaaaaattctGTACAAAATCACAACAAAATAATTCAGCATGGGAAAGGTAACAAGTAGTAAAATGCTggttgaaaaatatatatttatatatattttaattggcCCATTACTAGTTTAAAAATTGCATAGATCCTAATTATTGCTTGTGATTTTGTTATCCCGATCTGATAATTAATATGATCTGAATACAGCTACACCAAATTTGtggtgcattttttttaaccgtattacttttttaaaatagaagagctatagaaaataatacataaggTGAACAGGAACTTTGATCCCCTGTTTCTTCCAAAGGCAGTAAcgacaataaatacatatatcacTTGAAGCTTGGAGTATTTGCACTTTGCAGCAATAGTACCCAAAGGGCTGCCTTTTGTAAACACCACAGTCACTGTAAGAACAGTGGGTACGTTTCCCGGGGATGGTGAAACTGACATGCCTCTAATCGTGAAAGATGGCATTGAGCTGGGCACTCATGACTCGCTCATGATGTGAATGGCTATCGAAGGACATGATATTGTCTATAGGGATCTCACAGCGAGGGGCAGCGGCGCCCGAGAAGATTGATCCGTGGCTTTGGGCCCCTGCCAAGGTCGCTGCAGGATAGTGCATGGTAAAGGCATAATTTTTCTCAAACTCCGCGGACGGTTCGTGTTTGAAAGAGAAGTTGCCATTGATACTGAGCGGCGGGCTGAGGGGTCCGTCAAAGGAAGGGCTGGTGCAATCAGTCAGGGGGCTTTCAAAGAAGGGCTCCAGCGCAGCGCTGTAGGCGTGCGGCGGCGGCTTAACGTGGAAGACGTGGGAGCTGTCCATGGTACCGTAGGGAGGACTGGGCAGCCCCGGCGACTGGTAAGAGTAGGGGTGCACAGGGAAGGAAGCGCTGGCGGTAGGCAGGTGCGGAGGCATGTCCTGGTTTTGCTCAGGCAGAAAAGTCCGAGGATTAAGCTGCAGGCAGCCGGCAACCAGGTTGGTGGTGGGCTGGGATAAGCCCTTGCAGAGAGTCTGTACGAAGGAAACCAGATCAGGGCTTTTGCCCGAACGCAGGATCTCTGACAGAGCCCAGATGTAGTTCTTGGCCAGGCGCAGCGTCTCGATTTTGGACAGCTTCTGCGTCTTGGAATAGCAGGGCACCACCTTGCGCAGGTTGTCCAGAGCCGCGTTTAGCCCGTGCATGCGGTTCCGTTCCCGGGCGTTGGCCTTCATGCGCCTTAGCTTAAAACGCTCCAGGCGTGCCTTGgtcatcttcttctttttgggGCCCCGTCTCTTGGGCTTTTGATCGtcgtcttcctcttcctcttcttcctcctcttccagatcctcgtcctcgtcctcctcctctgccccgtTCCTCAGTGAGTCCTCTTCTGCGTTCATCGCTTCGAGGTCGTCCTCCTTCTTGTCTGCCTCGTGCTCCTCGTCCTGAGAACTGAGACATTCGTCTGTCCAGCTGGGAGGACCCTGGGGCTGAGGCTCGCCCATCAGCCCGCTCTCGCTGTATGATTTGGTCATGTTTCGGTTTCCTACATTCaacaggggtgggagagaggaacagaaagaaaaggagcaaaaCACTACATTCAAAAACTACCTAAGCCTTCAGCTCCCACTCCCTAACCTTGTAGAAATGCACGTGAAGAGAAGTACCAGCTCACTACAAAATGGATGCCcctaagaaaaag encodes:
- the NEUROD1 gene encoding neurogenic differentiation factor 1, translating into MTKSYSESGLMGEPQPQGPPSWTDECLSSQDEEHEADKKEDDLEAMNAEEDSLRNGAEEEDEDEDLEEEEEEEEEDDDQKPKRRGPKKKKMTKARLERFKLRRMKANARERNRMHGLNAALDNLRKVVPCYSKTQKLSKIETLRLAKNYIWALSEILRSGKSPDLVSFVQTLCKGLSQPTTNLVAGCLQLNPRTFLPEQNQDMPPHLPTASASFPVHPYSYQSPGLPSPPYGTMDSSHVFHVKPPPHAYSAALEPFFESPLTDCTSPSFDGPLSPPLSINGNFSFKHEPSAEFEKNYAFTMHYPAATLAGAQSHGSIFSGAAAPRCEIPIDNIMSFDSHSHHERVMSAQLNAIFHD